A window of Natronolimnobius sp. AArcel1 contains these coding sequences:
- a CDS encoding DUF5611 family protein, whose product MKEYKMRRGEYLEERIPDMEATVEDYFGPITDTQEFKGSDLFVIGEPDNPVFEKIVAGTVEYSGKKDKLGVEFHERDPTELGPDELEAAGEAVDAKNDFLLEATGRDAKARRDSLKRSVEDDPDHDVDA is encoded by the coding sequence ATGAAGGAGTACAAGATGCGCCGCGGTGAGTACCTCGAGGAGCGAATCCCTGATATGGAGGCAACTGTTGAGGACTATTTCGGCCCAATCACGGATACACAGGAGTTCAAGGGCAGCGATCTGTTCGTCATCGGCGAACCCGACAACCCCGTCTTCGAGAAAATCGTCGCAGGTACCGTCGAATACTCTGGCAAGAAGGACAAACTCGGCGTCGAGTTCCACGAACGCGACCCAACCGAACTCGGACCCGACGAACTCGAGGCCGCTGGTGAGGCCGTCGACGCGAAAAACGACTTCCTGCTCGAGGCGACTGGCCGAGACGCCAAGGCTCGCCGCGACTCGCTGAAGCGCTCTGTCGAGGACGACCCTGATCACGACGTCGACGCGTAA
- a CDS encoding DUF6432 family protein, whose translation MRAKREFRNRDGTEVAVLDELVDRADDGMTVLEIRAAVEADIDGLEEALSRLKSDGLIDVERDGQQTVIKPNDRVVPDDPADAETDDSLVERLRDRFGL comes from the coding sequence ATGAGAGCCAAGCGGGAGTTCCGAAATCGAGACGGAACGGAGGTTGCGGTACTCGACGAACTCGTCGATCGCGCCGACGACGGAATGACCGTCCTCGAGATCCGAGCGGCCGTCGAGGCAGACATCGATGGACTGGAAGAGGCTCTCTCGAGGCTCAAGTCCGACGGCCTGATCGACGTCGAACGCGACGGTCAGCAGACGGTGATCAAACCGAACGACCGCGTCGTTCCGGACGATCCAGCCGATGCGGAGACTGATGACTCGCTCGTTGAGCGACTCCGCGACCGATTCGGCTTGTGA
- a CDS encoding aminomethyltransferase family protein — protein sequence MSVIESVHEAHGATFGQRDDRTVVEHFGRPERTHRAVRNGVGLLEMAYGVIVIEGEDRLEYVDNVVSNRVPSEDGQGCYALVLDPQGGIETELYIYNAGERLLLFTPSSNAEPLAEEWAEKVFIQDVEISVATDEYAIFGIHGPKATEKVASVLTGAGSPDERYSFVRGSMGDEGVTVVRTDALTGEESYEVICAATDAAAVYDTLLNHGINAAPFGYQTWDTLTLEAGSPLFGTELEGTVPNVLGLRNALDFEKGCYVGQEVVSRVENRGQPSRRLVGLRLESGSDSGDERAMVPESGAAVFDGDASVGEVTRAGESPLLEDVLALAVVDYGLESDALAVRVDGEERSATRVALPFVEGSDQSDRLPEYQ from the coding sequence ATGAGCGTTATCGAGTCCGTCCACGAAGCCCACGGCGCGACGTTTGGCCAGCGCGACGACCGGACTGTCGTCGAACACTTCGGCCGACCCGAACGCACCCACCGGGCGGTTCGCAACGGCGTTGGCCTCCTCGAGATGGCCTACGGCGTCATCGTCATTGAGGGCGAAGACCGCCTCGAGTACGTCGATAACGTCGTTTCGAATCGCGTGCCGAGCGAAGATGGACAGGGCTGTTACGCACTGGTGCTTGACCCACAGGGCGGTATTGAGACGGAGCTGTACATCTACAACGCGGGCGAGCGACTGCTGCTCTTTACGCCGTCGTCGAACGCCGAGCCACTGGCAGAGGAGTGGGCAGAAAAAGTGTTTATCCAGGACGTCGAAATCAGCGTCGCGACCGACGAGTACGCGATTTTCGGCATCCACGGGCCGAAGGCAACCGAGAAAGTCGCGAGCGTGCTCACCGGCGCTGGCTCGCCAGACGAGCGCTACTCGTTCGTCCGGGGGTCGATGGGCGATGAGGGTGTCACCGTCGTTCGAACCGATGCCCTGACCGGTGAGGAAAGCTACGAGGTGATCTGTGCCGCCACAGACGCTGCGGCCGTCTACGACACACTGCTCAATCACGGCATCAACGCCGCCCCCTTCGGCTATCAAACCTGGGACACGCTCACGCTCGAGGCCGGCTCACCCCTCTTTGGGACCGAACTCGAGGGAACGGTCCCGAACGTCCTCGGTCTTCGGAACGCACTCGATTTCGAGAAGGGCTGTTACGTCGGACAGGAAGTCGTCTCCCGCGTCGAGAATCGCGGACAGCCGAGTCGGCGACTTGTCGGCCTGCGACTCGAGTCGGGCAGCGATAGTGGTGATGAGAGAGCCATGGTCCCCGAGTCGGGGGCGGCCGTCTTCGACGGTGATGCCTCCGTCGGCGAAGTCACTCGCGCAGGCGAGAGTCCACTACTTGAGGACGTTCTTGCGCTCGCAGTTGTCGACTACGGCCTCGAGAGCGACGCGTTGGCAGTCCGCGTCGACGGCGAAGAGAGATCGGCGACGCGGGTCGCACTCCCGTTTGTGGAGGGATCCGATCAGTCGGATCGTCTGCCAGAGTACCAGTAA
- a CDS encoding C45 family peptidase — MNETVSWSEVSAATEPIEAVDGFAEQARCRAHLECEAVEWAIGELATFIDEREVDLEPLLEYARRSRKSLPNRHDKAYEAMADVFDVDPAVYETYVFAYSELCEELSDTGRSEKHPRGCTNALVSRPMVDLEGETNGPLVLKNRDIAGRGLRPKAVVEQPPIDDYYGFLTVDTCGTISIFKGVNDQGLVAANTYIDSERDDIDPAVQLRNGTVIRTILEEAATVEEARTLLESYPTRRLMGQTLFLADETDAVLLEVDPVAEQITAVDDPVVTRTNHFVCSHSTETASSTMRRERAQELLADHGHLDRDDLWRLARDHEHGPGDDSICRHPEPEMGEHAFGQLTTASAALFEGGVTEVEMTLGTPCDGETTRCVFGESIPAPLRTGKRWLERCASQETD, encoded by the coding sequence ATGAACGAGACGGTCAGTTGGAGTGAGGTGAGTGCAGCCACGGAACCGATCGAGGCGGTCGATGGGTTCGCCGAGCAGGCACGATGTCGTGCCCATCTCGAGTGCGAGGCAGTCGAGTGGGCGATTGGAGAACTAGCGACGTTCATCGACGAGCGCGAGGTTGACCTCGAGCCGTTGCTCGAGTACGCCAGGCGCAGTCGCAAGAGCCTCCCAAATCGTCACGACAAGGCATACGAGGCGATGGCGGACGTCTTCGATGTCGATCCAGCGGTCTACGAGACCTACGTCTTCGCGTATTCGGAACTGTGCGAAGAGTTGTCGGATACCGGACGTTCTGAGAAGCATCCGCGAGGCTGTACGAATGCATTGGTCTCTCGGCCAATGGTCGATCTCGAGGGTGAAACGAACGGGCCACTCGTGCTCAAAAATCGCGATATTGCGGGTCGTGGGCTCCGCCCGAAAGCAGTCGTCGAACAGCCGCCGATCGATGACTATTATGGCTTTCTGACGGTCGACACCTGCGGGACGATTTCGATCTTCAAAGGCGTCAACGATCAGGGATTGGTTGCAGCCAACACCTACATCGACAGCGAGCGCGATGATATCGACCCCGCCGTACAACTGCGAAACGGCACGGTCATCCGAACCATTCTCGAGGAGGCAGCCACTGTCGAGGAGGCCCGTACGCTGCTCGAGTCGTATCCGACGCGCCGACTGATGGGCCAGACACTGTTTCTGGCGGACGAAACTGACGCCGTTTTGCTTGAGGTCGATCCCGTCGCCGAGCAGATTACGGCTGTAGACGACCCCGTCGTCACCCGGACGAATCATTTTGTATGCTCGCACTCGACGGAGACAGCGAGTTCGACGATGCGACGGGAACGCGCACAGGAACTACTCGCAGACCATGGCCACCTCGACCGAGACGATCTCTGGCGACTCGCGCGCGATCACGAGCATGGACCGGGTGACGACTCGATCTGTCGCCATCCCGAACCCGAGATGGGCGAGCACGCCTTTGGCCAACTCACGACGGCGAGTGCAGCACTCTTCGAGGGTGGTGTGACAGAGGTCGAAATGACGCTGGGCACCCCCTGTGACGGTGAGACAACACGCTGTGTATTCGGAGAGTCGATACCAGCGCCATTGCGGACAGGGAAGCGGTGGCTCGAGCGCTGTGCGAGTCAGGAGACGGACTGA
- a CDS encoding glutamate-cysteine ligase family protein, whose translation MKTSLEVEYWVVDESGDLVSPGTLLDMSEQIDPEFVEPMIELKTTPCDSMTELQGEFLDLLERVITAAREQDKRLVPLATPLSSSPADIPFREKRGTDLQRQIVGPTFDDARVCAGTHVHFEQSNVPDQLNTLTAIDPAFALVNSASHYRGEPILGCARPYLYRRSCYSACPEQGQLWSYVDSVDEWEQRLESAYESFRERALEHGVDTAAFEDEFEPYGAVWTPVRLRKEVPTVEWRSPDTALPSQIFPLVESIGSLVSHADAHGTAIDGEPTSDARSDEPLALPAFDTVESTVDAAIQHGLEDSSVQQYLRQLGFDPSSYTPLADQLPDKHLSDREAAALRLEAADALESELSTRRVHA comes from the coding sequence ATGAAAACCAGTCTCGAGGTAGAGTACTGGGTCGTCGACGAGAGCGGCGATCTGGTCTCACCTGGCACACTGCTCGACATGTCGGAACAGATCGATCCGGAGTTCGTCGAGCCGATGATCGAACTCAAGACGACGCCGTGCGATTCGATGACCGAACTGCAGGGCGAGTTTCTCGACCTGCTCGAGCGCGTCATCACCGCAGCGCGCGAACAGGACAAACGCCTCGTACCGCTTGCAACCCCGTTGTCGTCATCGCCGGCTGACATTCCGTTCCGCGAGAAACGCGGCACTGACCTTCAGCGACAGATTGTCGGCCCGACGTTCGATGACGCCCGCGTCTGTGCCGGCACACACGTTCACTTCGAACAGTCGAACGTTCCCGACCAACTCAATACACTGACCGCGATCGATCCCGCGTTTGCCCTCGTCAACAGCGCATCCCACTACCGTGGCGAGCCGATCCTTGGCTGTGCGCGCCCCTATCTGTATCGGCGCTCATGTTACAGCGCCTGCCCAGAACAGGGCCAGCTCTGGTCGTATGTTGACAGCGTTGACGAGTGGGAACAGCGCCTCGAGTCGGCCTATGAATCGTTCCGCGAGCGCGCACTCGAGCATGGCGTCGACACCGCGGCCTTCGAAGACGAATTCGAGCCCTACGGTGCGGTCTGGACGCCGGTCCGACTTCGGAAAGAAGTGCCAACCGTCGAGTGGCGCTCGCCTGATACGGCGTTGCCAAGTCAGATCTTCCCGCTCGTAGAATCGATTGGCTCGCTCGTAAGTCATGCCGATGCGCACGGAACGGCAATCGACGGCGAACCCACCTCAGACGCCCGTAGCGACGAGCCGCTTGCGCTCCCTGCGTTCGACACTGTCGAATCGACAGTTGATGCGGCCATCCAGCACGGCCTCGAGGACTCGAGCGTCCAACAGTACCTTCGACAACTCGGCTTCGATCCGTCGTCGTACACGCCGTTGGCAGATCAGCTACCGGACAAACACCTCTCGGATCGGGAGGCAGCAGCACTCCGGCTCGAGGCCGCAGACGCACTCGAATCGGAACTGTCGACGCGCCGTGTTCACGCGTAG
- a CDS encoding NAD(P)/FAD-dependent oxidoreductase, translated as MTETTDDAAESVLVVGGGPAGLSAALFTQKNGLETTVFDSDGTWMHKAHLFNYLGIGSVGGSEFMATARQQVDDFGVDRKQGEEVTSVTDADDGFVVETDEGEYEGDYLVLATGANRDLAEELGCAFTDDDVVDVGVEMETSVDDVYATGAMGRKEEWQAAISVGDGAAAALNILSKVRGEHYHDFDVPADAARVFGDEIAE; from the coding sequence ATGACTGAGACGACTGACGATGCAGCTGAATCGGTACTTGTTGTTGGCGGTGGCCCCGCAGGCCTGAGCGCAGCGCTATTCACCCAGAAAAACGGCCTCGAGACGACAGTGTTCGACAGTGATGGGACGTGGATGCACAAAGCGCATCTGTTCAACTACCTTGGCATCGGCTCGGTCGGTGGCAGCGAGTTCATGGCGACAGCGCGCCAGCAAGTCGATGATTTCGGTGTGGACCGCAAGCAGGGCGAGGAAGTGACGAGCGTGACCGATGCAGACGACGGCTTTGTCGTCGAAACCGACGAGGGCGAGTATGAAGGTGACTATCTCGTGCTGGCGACGGGTGCAAACCGCGACCTCGCGGAAGAACTCGGCTGTGCGTTCACTGACGACGATGTCGTCGACGTTGGCGTCGAGATGGAAACGAGTGTCGACGACGTCTACGCGACGGGCGCAATGGGGCGCAAAGAAGAGTGGCAAGCAGCGATTTCGGTCGGCGACGGTGCCGCCGCTGCACTTAACATCCTCTCGAAGGTACGTGGTGAACACTACCACGACTTCGACGTTCCCGCGGACGCAGCGCGCGTCTTCGGCGACGAAATCGCGGAGTGA
- a CDS encoding VOC family protein, which yields MSNNHETPVTPELPESAFHTTGTDHITVWGSNEADTVAFYQDLLGMPLVLRQPNLDDPSQTHLFFDTGDGRILTFFVSDDRPSARGQRAGVGAVHHLCFSVDPDEYEDIMDALEEAGHGYNVFDRGIFHSIYTRDNNGLVIELSADKYEMPNDRYGEILAKAQQLREADGAEYAKDEHLRGALEELGLEVVKNDLPAASAGVGGVE from the coding sequence ATGTCCAACAATCACGAGACCCCAGTCACGCCCGAGTTGCCAGAGAGTGCCTTCCACACGACCGGAACCGATCATATCACGGTCTGGGGAAGCAACGAGGCGGATACGGTGGCGTTCTATCAGGATCTGCTTGGAATGCCCCTCGTCCTCCGCCAGCCAAATCTCGACGACCCCTCCCAGACACATCTCTTCTTCGACACCGGCGATGGGCGCATCCTGACCTTCTTCGTCAGCGACGACCGCCCCTCTGCCCGCGGCCAGCGCGCCGGCGTCGGGGCCGTCCATCACCTCTGTTTCAGCGTCGACCCCGACGAGTACGAAGACATTATGGACGCCTTAGAGGAGGCCGGCCACGGCTACAACGTCTTTGACCGCGGAATCTTCCACTCGATCTACACGCGGGATAACAACGGACTCGTCATCGAACTGAGTGCCGACAAGTACGAGATGCCAAACGACCGCTACGGCGAAATCCTCGCGAAAGCACAGCAACTGCGCGAGGCTGACGGCGCAGAGTACGCCAAAGACGAGCATCTGCGCGGCGCACTCGAGGAACTCGGCCTCGAGGTCGTCAAGAACGACCTGCCCGCCGCCAGCGCGGGTGTCGGTGGTGTCGAATGA
- a CDS encoding alpha/beta hydrolase: MSGRGPGGHDGDSPHQGQELATAGTDLEDAEAAIVLVHGRGATAQSILQMGSELHREGIALLAPQAAQRTWYPNSFLQPVESNEPGRTSGLQAIADAIGEATDAGIPTERIMVLGFSQGACLSSEFVARNPDRYGGLVAFSGGLIGQDIDREEYTDIDDNLEGTPAFLGCSDRDPHIPEERVHDTADVLEALGADVETRIYEGMGHGVNEDELEYVSGLVADLLKA, translated from the coding sequence ATGAGCGGGCGCGGACCCGGGGGACACGACGGCGACAGTCCACATCAGGGCCAAGAGCTAGCAACGGCCGGGACCGACCTCGAAGACGCCGAAGCCGCAATCGTCCTCGTCCACGGACGGGGCGCAACCGCCCAGAGCATCCTCCAGATGGGCAGCGAACTCCACCGTGAGGGTATCGCCTTGCTCGCCCCGCAGGCCGCCCAGCGAACCTGGTATCCGAACTCCTTTCTCCAACCCGTCGAGTCGAACGAACCCGGCCGGACCTCCGGCCTGCAGGCTATCGCAGACGCAATCGGCGAAGCGACTGATGCGGGCATCCCCACCGAGCGCATCATGGTGCTTGGCTTCTCGCAAGGAGCCTGTCTCTCGAGTGAGTTCGTCGCGCGCAACCCTGACCGATACGGCGGCCTCGTCGCCTTCAGCGGCGGCCTAATCGGTCAGGACATCGATCGTGAGGAGTACACGGACATCGACGACAATCTCGAGGGAACGCCAGCCTTCCTCGGCTGTAGCGACCGCGACCCACACATTCCCGAAGAACGCGTCCACGACACCGCCGACGTCCTCGAGGCCCTCGGCGCAGACGTCGAGACGCGCATCTACGAGGGAATGGGCCACGGCGTCAACGAGGACGAACTCGAGTACGTCTCAGGACTGGTTGCGGACCTGCTCAAGGCGTAA
- a CDS encoding GNAT family N-acetyltransferase: MSTDSRTAAIRVATPADAEPVQSIYAPFCDSSAVTFEESAPSTAEIADRIDSTLEAYPWLVCERDGEILGYAYASRLRKRRAYQWTVELSVYVAESARGAGVGRGLYESLFAVLEHQGIYDAYAVTTMPNPETEAFHERLGFERLVDFPAMGHSNGEWRDVAWWRRPLSEKPAEPEPITPFDELRETAGLEELLAVGETTLQL, from the coding sequence ATGTCAACGGACTCGAGGACGGCAGCGATTCGCGTTGCAACGCCAGCCGACGCGGAGCCGGTGCAGTCGATTTACGCACCGTTTTGTGACTCCTCAGCAGTCACGTTCGAAGAATCCGCACCATCCACCGCCGAGATCGCTGACCGGATCGACTCGACACTCGAGGCGTACCCCTGGCTCGTCTGCGAACGCGACGGCGAGATCCTTGGGTACGCCTACGCGAGCCGACTGCGAAAACGCCGGGCCTACCAGTGGACTGTCGAACTCTCGGTCTACGTGGCCGAGTCGGCCCGCGGCGCTGGTGTTGGGCGTGGACTCTACGAGTCGCTGTTTGCCGTGCTCGAGCACCAGGGCATCTATGATGCCTACGCGGTGACAACGATGCCGAATCCCGAAACCGAAGCGTTCCACGAGCGACTGGGCTTCGAGCGTCTCGTCGACTTTCCGGCGATGGGGCATTCAAATGGCGAGTGGCGCGACGTGGCCTGGTGGCGACGGCCGCTGTCGGAGAAGCCGGCCGAGCCAGAGCCGATTACGCCGTTTGATGAGTTGCGTGAGACTGCGGGACTCGAAGAGCTACTTGCTGTCGGTGAGACGACGCTCCAACTGTGA
- a CDS encoding Coenzyme F420 hydrogenase/dehydrogenase, beta subunit C-terminal domain — METDGEDSEDERSESSETRAGAKRHASRAEERTFPGVPASESDNEDAVIVPESSGAPRSREGATQTSSDGESCSPDTCTCGEQTADTSSDQRVATDGAGVANVDENGELGDLEFTEPATDVSQDIYEDSPDTRVGIPEGVDLETPEYSIRSQMNDIETPDEKTWFMELDEAVIDEGRCIQCGTCVAACPSDSIGIGDDDLPELVKMCTGCSLCWDFCPRGGLRYERQWKITGGEDNVKGAGDPITEFSAKVDDDWTDNAQDGGVVTGMLATLLEKGEIDGALIATESDEDAWKAESFLATTKEELIANAGTVYNQTMALGHLNLEQWEDKLPDKDWDDLSLALVGTPCEIEGIRALQDFEWDYQKQNEGVRAIDYTIALMCTKNFNYHSLMGEMVQEQRGIDPEDIGKMDVLHGKMMIYGHDGEMILEEDIKNFHDAALKGCDECADFTGFCADVTVGSVGSSDEYSSVILRTEQGVKAWDLTEPNLEYHDLEDKSAVGKLQGWDKKKAFESLERPFDPDAPRFIDYTDHAENYGTALNPHDQGH; from the coding sequence ATGGAGACTGACGGCGAGGATAGCGAGGACGAGCGAAGCGAGTCCTCGGAGACGCGAGCGGGAGCGAAGCGACACGCGAGCCGCGCCGAAGAACGCACGTTCCCCGGCGTTCCCGCGTCCGAGAGCGACAACGAAGACGCTGTCATCGTTCCGGAAAGCTCCGGTGCGCCGCGCTCTCGAGAGGGTGCAACCCAAACCAGCAGCGACGGCGAGAGTTGCTCGCCGGACACGTGTACGTGCGGCGAACAGACGGCGGACACCTCGAGCGACCAGCGCGTTGCCACGGACGGCGCAGGCGTCGCAAACGTCGACGAAAACGGCGAACTCGGCGACCTCGAGTTCACCGAACCCGCAACAGACGTCAGCCAGGACATCTACGAGGACTCGCCGGATACCCGCGTCGGGATTCCGGAGGGTGTCGACCTCGAGACGCCGGAGTACTCGATTCGCTCGCAGATGAACGATATCGAGACGCCGGACGAGAAGACGTGGTTCATGGAACTGGACGAGGCGGTCATCGATGAGGGCCGGTGTATCCAGTGTGGGACCTGTGTCGCCGCCTGTCCGTCGGACTCGATTGGCATCGGCGACGACGACCTGCCAGAGCTCGTCAAAATGTGTACGGGCTGTTCGCTCTGTTGGGACTTCTGTCCCCGTGGTGGTCTGCGGTACGAGCGTCAGTGGAAGATCACCGGCGGCGAGGACAACGTCAAGGGCGCTGGCGATCCGATCACGGAGTTCTCCGCGAAGGTCGACGACGACTGGACGGACAACGCCCAAGACGGCGGCGTCGTCACCGGCATGCTCGCGACGCTGCTCGAGAAAGGCGAAATCGACGGCGCACTCATCGCAACCGAAAGCGACGAGGACGCCTGGAAAGCAGAGAGCTTCCTCGCAACGACGAAAGAGGAACTCATCGCAAACGCCGGCACCGTCTACAACCAGACGATGGCACTCGGCCACCTCAACTTAGAGCAGTGGGAGGACAAACTCCCGGACAAGGACTGGGACGACCTCTCGCTCGCACTCGTCGGCACGCCGTGTGAGATCGAAGGCATCCGCGCGCTGCAGGACTTCGAGTGGGACTACCAGAAGCAGAACGAAGGCGTCCGCGCCATCGACTACACGATCGCCCTGATGTGTACGAAGAACTTCAACTATCACAGCCTCATGGGTGAGATGGTTCAAGAACAGCGCGGTATCGACCCCGAAGACATCGGGAAGATGGACGTCCTTCACGGCAAGATGATGATCTACGGCCACGACGGCGAGATGATCTTAGAGGAGGACATCAAGAACTTCCACGACGCCGCGCTCAAAGGCTGTGACGAGTGTGCTGACTTCACCGGCTTCTGTGCCGACGTGACAGTCGGCTCCGTCGGCTCCTCCGATGAGTACTCGAGTGTCATCCTCCGAACCGAACAGGGTGTCAAGGCATGGGACCTCACCGAGCCGAACCTCGAGTACCACGACCTCGAAGACAAATCGGCAGTCGGCAAACTCCAAGGCTGGGACAAGAAGAAGGCCTTCGAGAGCCTCGAGCGGCCGTTCGATCCTGACGCACCTCGGTTCATCGACTACACGGACCACGCTGAGAACTACGGGACGGCGCTGAACCCGCACGATCAGGGCCACTGA
- a CDS encoding nitrite/sulfite reductase — protein MNTVEQHKQEKHPLDVIEDVYEYAEGELTDEEIEARAGGGEWERLKWAGMYSQKHDDYFMIRTKVPGGYLTPEQAEVIGEVTDDLAVAPEEYGGEEQNELWGDAYLDITTRQDIQKHWIRVEDVPEMWERYDEVGLTTIQGCGDSARNVLGCPAAGLDDHECFNAQPVINAVSDYFTENREYANLPRKFKITITGCKHDCAQSQINDLGLVPAQKELEGEHYYGFHARVGGGLSDGPRMGSELDVFIQPEHAVEFCRAVAQTFKELGDRHNRGVCRMRYLVEQMGPEKFEEAIRDRCTVDLPESGEGLTEGYKGDHVGVHDQKQDGLKYVGFNVIAGRMGGDEFAEAARAAKKYGTEDASVRLATDQNFLISHIPEENVEDLLAEPFAQEYQPDPGPFSRGAVGCTGNEFCNYAIIETKKRTKRWARELDERINTPDDLEVVRMHMSGCSASCAQPQIADIGFRGETVKLDEDEAPDDIQAPNEEGDNLVEGMDFGLGGSLGTDNEFLDWVQTAVPAHAVIPALEKLFDAYGEDRNDDERFYAWCRRVDNERLREIMQGAQAPVAGGVAHGD, from the coding sequence ATGAATACAGTTGAACAGCACAAACAAGAAAAGCACCCACTCGACGTTATCGAAGACGTCTACGAGTACGCCGAGGGTGAACTCACGGACGAAGAGATCGAAGCACGCGCTGGCGGCGGCGAGTGGGAGCGCCTGAAGTGGGCCGGGATGTACTCCCAGAAGCACGACGATTACTTCATGATCCGGACGAAGGTCCCGGGCGGCTATCTCACGCCCGAGCAGGCCGAGGTCATTGGCGAGGTCACGGACGACCTCGCAGTCGCGCCCGAGGAGTACGGCGGCGAAGAGCAGAATGAACTCTGGGGCGACGCCTATCTCGACATCACGACCCGACAGGACATCCAGAAACACTGGATTCGCGTCGAAGACGTCCCCGAGATGTGGGAACGCTACGACGAAGTCGGCCTGACGACGATTCAGGGCTGTGGTGACTCCGCCCGGAACGTCCTTGGCTGTCCCGCAGCCGGACTCGATGACCACGAGTGTTTCAACGCCCAGCCAGTCATCAACGCCGTCTCGGACTACTTCACGGAAAACCGCGAGTACGCAAACCTCCCCCGCAAATTTAAGATCACGATCACAGGCTGCAAACACGATTGCGCTCAGTCCCAAATCAATGATCTCGGACTCGTCCCCGCACAGAAAGAACTCGAGGGCGAGCACTACTACGGCTTCCACGCCCGTGTCGGCGGCGGCCTCTCGGATGGCCCACGGATGGGTTCGGAACTCGATGTCTTCATCCAGCCCGAACACGCCGTCGAGTTCTGCCGCGCTGTCGCCCAGACGTTCAAAGAGCTTGGCGACCGGCACAACCGCGGCGTCTGTCGCATGCGCTATCTCGTCGAGCAGATGGGGCCCGAGAAGTTCGAGGAAGCCATCCGCGACCGCTGTACCGTCGACCTGCCAGAAAGCGGCGAGGGTCTGACGGAAGGCTACAAGGGCGACCACGTCGGCGTCCACGACCAGAAACAGGACGGTCTCAAATACGTCGGCTTCAACGTTATCGCCGGCCGTATGGGCGGCGACGAGTTCGCCGAAGCTGCCCGCGCCGCCAAGAAGTACGGCACCGAGGACGCCTCTGTGCGTCTCGCGACTGACCAGAACTTCCTCATCAGCCACATCCCTGAGGAAAACGTCGAGGACCTACTGGCCGAGCCGTTCGCTCAGGAGTACCAGCCTGATCCCGGTCCGTTCTCGCGGGGCGCAGTCGGCTGTACGGGCAACGAGTTCTGTAACTACGCCATTATCGAGACCAAGAAACGCACCAAGCGCTGGGCTCGAGAACTCGACGAGCGAATCAACACGCCTGACGATCTCGAGGTTGTCCGGATGCACATGTCCGGCTGTTCGGCCTCCTGTGCCCAGCCACAGATCGCGGACATTGGTTTCCGCGGTGAGACTGTCAAACTCGACGAAGACGAGGCTCCGGACGATATTCAGGCCCCCAATGAGGAGGGCGACAATCTCGTCGAAGGGATGGACTTCGGCCTCGGCGGCTCGCTCGGAACGGACAATGAGTTCCTCGATTGGGTCCAGACCGCTGTGCCCGCCCACGCCGTGATTCCCGCGCTCGAGAAACTGTTCGACGCCTATGGCGAGGACCGAAACGACGACGAGCGCTTCTATGCGTGGTGTCGCCGTGTCGACAACGAGCGACTGCGAGAGATCATGCAAGGGGCACAGGCCCCGGTTGCTGGAGGTGTTGCCCATGGAGACTGA